The following proteins are encoded in a genomic region of Sebastes fasciatus isolate fSebFas1 chromosome 12, fSebFas1.pri, whole genome shotgun sequence:
- the elp6 gene encoding elongator complex protein 6 yields the protein MFTELNSILNTTPDSFTQGEFVLLSDRQSDASFLIHHFLSLYLRARCKVCFVGLVQSFNHYSAISQRLGVSLVQAKEKGQLVFLEGLKESLSVLIPQESDSGSQAMDFFRDPAVGLKSLYEFVRSSLTSSSGGEEEAEEWGPPVLLVDDLSVLLSLGVSVGAVQDFSHYCRATVCSQLQGNVVMLVRCDGEEEEDDGDDESSERLLKGLTHQCSLTLHVQGLPTGYCRDIHGQVEVCWRRKQGDGQHTQKKLFQYKVHDKGASFFAPGTSSAVL from the exons ATGTTTACAGAGCTCAACAGCATCTTGAACACAACTCCAGACAGCTTCACACAG GGAGAGTTTGTGTTGCTCTCGGACAGACAGAGTGATGCCTCTTTCCTCATTCACCACTTCCTCTCTTTGTACCTGCGAG cacGCTGCAAAGTGTGTTTTGTGGGTCTGGTGCAGTCCTTCAATCATTACAGTGCAATCAGTCAGAGACTG GGTGTAAGCCTAGTCCAAGCAAAGGAAAAAGGTCAGCTGGTTTTCCTAGAGGGACTGAAGGAGTCGCTGTCTGTTTTGATTCCTCAAGAAAGCGACTCCGGTAGTCAAGCTATGGACTTCTTCag GGATCCTGCTGTTGGCCTGAAGAGTCTGTATGAGTTTGTCCGGTCCAGTTTGACCAGTTCTAGTGGCGGGgaagaggaagcagaggagTGGGGACCCCCGGTGTTGCTGGTGGATGACCTCAGTGTGCTGCTGAGTCTGGGTGTGAGCGTTGGAGCCGTGCAGGACTTCAGCCACTACTGCCGAGCCACAGTCTGCTCCCAGCTACAG GGCAATGTGGTGATGCTGGTACGCTGTGAtggggaagaagaggaggacgacGGAGACGATGAAAGCTCAGAGAGACTTCTGAAGGGCCTGACCCACCAGTGTAGCCTCACTCTTCATGTACAGGGTCTCCCCACTGGCTACTGCAGGGACATACACGGGCAG gtGGAAGTGTGTTGGAGGAGGAAACAAGGTGATGGGCAGCACACACAGAAGAAACTCTTTCAGTACAAGGTCCATGATAAAGGAGCCTCCTTCTTCGCTCCTGGGACATCCAGCGCTGTTCTCTAG